One window from the genome of Mucilaginibacter ginsenosidivorans encodes:
- the carB gene encoding carbamoyl-phosphate synthase large subunit — translation MPKDTSIKSVLIIGSGPIIIGQACEFDYSGSQAALSLKEEGIEVSIINSNPATIMTDKVIADHVYLWPLNCDSIEKILQVRHIDAVLPTMGGQTALNLCKEAEERGIWEKYNVKVVGVDTAAIEKTENREAFRQLMVDIGIGVASSKIANSFLEGKEAAQEIGFPLVIRPSYTLGGTGGGFVHKKEEFDAALSRGLQASPTHEVLVEQAVIGWKEFELELLRDSRDNVIIICAIENFDPMGIHTGDSITVAPPMTLSDRCYQDMRNQAIKMMRAIGNFAGGCNVQFAVNPADEAIIAIEINPRVSRSSALASKATGYPIAKIAAKLAIGYNLDEIENQITKTTSAYFEPTLDYVIVKIPRWNFDKFKGANKYLGLQMKSVGEVMGIGRSFIEALQKACQSLEIGRAGLGADGRQSRNLEEIMHSLENPSWDRLFHIYDALSLGVPIESVRKATKIDRWFLNQVQEIVNLEIELRRYSLINIPTEFFFTLKQKGFSDAQIAHILTNVTEEEVYQRRVGLGIRRVYKMVDTCAAEFPAKTPYYYSTYEGENESKVSDKKKIIVLGSGPNRIGQGIEFDYSCVHGLLAAKESGYEAIMINCNPETVSTDFNMADKLYFEPVFWEHVREIIEMEKPEGVIVQLGGQTALKMAEKLHEHGIKIIGTSFDNMDIAEDRGRFSDLLKDLDIPYPKYGVAENAEEAIEVAHKVGYPVLVRPSYVLGGQGMSIVINDEDLEKAVVGLLKNLPGNRVLIDHFLDRAEEAESDSIHDGEDVHIIGLMEHIEPAGIHSGDSSAVLPPFNLSENVIRQMEQHTEKIARALNVRGLLNIQFAIKDEKVYVIEANPRASRTVPFIAKAYDVPYINIAAKIMLGVNKLKDFTIERKLKGFAIKEPVFSFDKFPEVNKELGPEMKSTGEAIRFIPDLEDPYFRHLYKEKSMYLSK, via the coding sequence ATGCCCAAAGACACCTCCATCAAATCCGTTTTAATTATTGGTTCTGGTCCCATTATTATTGGCCAGGCATGTGAGTTCGATTATTCAGGTTCGCAGGCGGCCCTTTCGCTAAAAGAGGAAGGTATCGAAGTATCCATCATCAACAGCAACCCTGCTACTATTATGACGGATAAAGTTATTGCCGACCATGTGTACCTGTGGCCGTTAAACTGTGATAGTATCGAGAAAATACTGCAGGTACGACACATTGACGCGGTATTGCCAACAATGGGCGGCCAAACAGCTCTGAACCTTTGCAAAGAGGCGGAGGAACGCGGTATTTGGGAAAAATACAATGTAAAAGTTGTCGGAGTCGACACTGCTGCGATAGAAAAGACAGAGAACCGGGAGGCGTTCCGCCAATTAATGGTGGATATAGGCATAGGTGTGGCCAGCTCAAAGATCGCCAACTCGTTTTTGGAAGGCAAAGAAGCCGCGCAGGAAATAGGCTTCCCCCTGGTAATCAGGCCGAGCTATACACTGGGCGGTACCGGCGGCGGTTTTGTGCATAAGAAAGAAGAATTTGACGCTGCGTTGAGCCGCGGCCTGCAGGCATCGCCAACACACGAAGTGTTAGTGGAGCAGGCGGTAATAGGCTGGAAAGAATTTGAGCTTGAATTGCTGCGCGACAGCAGGGATAATGTGATCATTATTTGTGCCATCGAAAACTTTGACCCGATGGGTATCCACACCGGCGACTCGATAACCGTGGCCCCGCCAATGACCCTGAGCGACCGATGCTACCAGGATATGCGCAACCAGGCCATTAAAATGATGCGCGCTATAGGCAATTTTGCCGGCGGGTGTAATGTTCAGTTTGCCGTTAACCCTGCTGATGAGGCTATAATTGCAATCGAGATCAACCCGCGTGTGTCGCGGTCATCTGCCCTGGCGTCAAAAGCTACTGGATACCCAATTGCTAAAATTGCTGCTAAACTTGCTATAGGTTATAACCTTGATGAAATAGAAAACCAGATCACCAAAACCACCTCGGCTTATTTTGAACCGACTTTGGACTATGTGATAGTAAAGATACCGCGGTGGAATTTTGACAAATTCAAAGGCGCCAATAAATACCTTGGCCTGCAGATGAAATCGGTAGGAGAGGTAATGGGCATAGGCCGCAGCTTTATTGAAGCTTTGCAGAAAGCCTGCCAGAGCCTGGAGATAGGGCGCGCCGGTTTAGGCGCCGACGGACGCCAGAGCCGCAACCTGGAGGAGATCATGCACAGCCTGGAGAACCCGAGCTGGGACAGGCTCTTCCATATTTATGATGCCCTGAGCCTGGGCGTGCCGATAGAATCGGTACGGAAGGCAACCAAGATTGACCGCTGGTTTTTGAACCAGGTGCAGGAGATCGTCAACCTCGAAATAGAATTAAGACGCTACTCCTTAATCAATATACCAACCGAGTTCTTCTTCACCCTGAAACAAAAAGGATTTTCGGATGCGCAGATAGCACATATCTTAACCAATGTAACCGAAGAAGAAGTTTACCAGCGTCGTGTGGGCCTGGGCATTCGCCGGGTTTATAAGATGGTGGATACCTGTGCTGCCGAGTTCCCTGCTAAAACGCCATATTATTACTCCACCTACGAAGGCGAGAACGAATCCAAAGTATCGGACAAAAAGAAAATAATTGTATTGGGATCGGGCCCCAACCGTATCGGGCAGGGTATCGAATTCGATTATAGCTGCGTGCATGGTTTGCTGGCCGCCAAAGAATCGGGCTACGAAGCCATCATGATCAACTGTAACCCAGAGACAGTGTCAACAGATTTTAACATGGCCGATAAGCTATACTTCGAGCCTGTTTTCTGGGAGCATGTGCGCGAGATCATCGAGATGGAAAAGCCCGAAGGCGTTATCGTTCAGTTGGGTGGCCAAACGGCTTTGAAAATGGCCGAGAAACTACACGAGCACGGTATTAAGATCATCGGCACATCTTTCGACAATATGGATATTGCCGAGGACAGGGGGCGTTTCTCCGACCTGTTAAAGGACCTGGATATCCCTTACCCCAAATATGGCGTAGCCGAAAATGCAGAAGAAGCAATAGAAGTGGCGCACAAAGTGGGCTACCCGGTACTGGTGCGGCCAAGTTACGTACTGGGCGGCCAGGGAATGAGCATCGTAATAAACGACGAGGACCTGGAAAAAGCGGTAGTCGGGCTGTTGAAGAATTTGCCGGGCAACCGTGTGCTGATCGACCACTTCCTCGATCGCGCAGAAGAAGCGGAATCGGATTCCATCCACGATGGCGAGGATGTGCATATCATTGGCCTGATGGAACACATTGAGCCTGCAGGTATACATTCGGGCGACTCGAGCGCGGTGTTGCCGCCGTTCAACTTATCAGAAAATGTTATCCGCCAGATGGAACAGCATACTGAAAAGATCGCACGTGCGTTAAATGTACGTGGCCTGCTGAATATTCAGTTTGCCATTAAGGATGAAAAGGTATATGTGATAGAGGCTAACCCGCGCGCATCACGCACGGTGCCCTTCATCGCAAAAGCTTACGATGTGCCTTATATCAATATAGCGGCGAAGATTATGCTGGGTGTGAATAAATTGAAAGACTTTACCATAGAACGGAAATTAAAGGGCTTTGCCATCAAAGAACCGGTATTCTCGTTCGATAAGTTCCCCGAAGTAAATAAGGAGCTGGGCCCCGAAATGAAATCGACGGGCGAAGCTATCCGCTTTATACCAGACCTGGAGGACCCTTACTTCAGGCACCTGTATAAAGAGAAATCAATGTACCTGAGTAAATAA
- a CDS encoding glycogen/starch synthase yields the protein MGKSKLLFITHEMSPFLELTKISEITRQLPQAMQDKGYEIRILMPRFGNINERRNRLHEVIRLSGMNIIINDNDNPLIIKVASIPAARMQVYFLDNEEYFQRKHVFNDKDGKFYADNDERMIFFCKGALETVKKLGWAPDVIHCHGWMSSLVPAYLKTTYKDDPTFKNSKVVYSVYDNDFAGKLNPDFANKAVMTDMTETHTEVYKPGTASALHAGAIHYSDGIVLGSENIDDEVLNNVKNSHKSVLEFDSTSDFENYYNFYDEITNEELVHVA from the coding sequence ATGGGTAAATCTAAGCTTCTGTTCATTACACACGAAATGTCCCCTTTCCTCGAACTCACAAAAATTTCTGAAATCACGCGCCAATTGCCCCAGGCAATGCAGGACAAAGGTTACGAGATCCGTATACTGATGCCGCGTTTCGGAAACATCAATGAGCGCAGGAACAGGTTACATGAAGTGATCCGTTTATCGGGTATGAACATCATCATTAATGATAATGACAATCCTTTGATCATTAAGGTAGCCTCGATCCCGGCCGCGCGCATGCAGGTTTATTTCCTCGACAACGAGGAATACTTTCAGCGCAAGCATGTGTTTAATGATAAGGACGGGAAATTTTATGCTGACAATGATGAAAGGATGATCTTCTTCTGCAAGGGTGCATTAGAAACTGTTAAAAAATTGGGCTGGGCCCCTGATGTGATCCACTGCCACGGCTGGATGAGCTCGCTGGTACCGGCTTATCTGAAAACTACTTATAAGGACGATCCTACCTTCAAAAACTCAAAAGTTGTCTATTCGGTGTACGACAATGATTTTGCCGGTAAGCTAAATCCTGATTTTGCTAACAAGGCGGTTATGACCGATATGACCGAAACGCACACCGAAGTTTATAAACCAGGCACGGCTTCAGCGCTTCATGCTGGCGCTATCCACTATTCCGACGGAATAGTTTTGGGCAGCGAAAACATTGACGATGAAGTGTTAAATAATGTTAAAAACAGCCATAAATCGGTTTTAGAGTTTGATTCCACTTCTGATTTCGAAAATTATTACAATTTTTACGACGAAATTACCAACGAAGAATTGGTACATGTTGCATAA
- a CDS encoding DUF4270 family protein gives MKFLRLDLLTLLISLFILNSCRNESTIGLGVTSSTQLNSTMIDTATIVVNTVPEDSVVTSGLTKSALGYFQDPVLGTSEANIAVALNLPNQNAYSLPTGTVTVDSAVLVLKYADGFYGDSLTSKYKVNVYQLAERPLIQTYFNTKSWNYNNTIIGTRSFYARTHDSIKIYDIITGAPDTLKRVAPQLRIPIDRNFINTILFNASSAQLSSNTVFLNNVKGLYLTLDKSGTTGPGGTFMFGLRDSLNVYYRANNGTTVDTATVSLPLSSVHAVQIKRTPSAAVTTELANTTGGSRDVIYFQGLAGLKAKISFPYLKSIIRTVGARIVINKAELVITPVPGSNIPYNAQPKLTMYRYDIAHTLAELPDASPNDARSAGAAVFGGYYSPSLKNYHFTVTAYIQDLMDGKTVDYGTYIAPVDTTNTQTVDIAPAPQTGGRTVAVGTDKNSPYRIKLNITYTKINN, from the coding sequence ATGAAATTTCTTAGATTAGACTTATTGACCTTGTTAATAAGTCTTTTTATTTTAAATAGCTGCAGGAACGAGAGTACTATAGGCCTTGGGGTGACATCTTCGACCCAGTTGAACAGTACAATGATCGACACTGCGACAATTGTGGTGAACACGGTGCCCGAGGATTCTGTGGTTACATCTGGTTTGACCAAAAGCGCCCTGGGCTATTTCCAAGACCCGGTGCTTGGCACTTCCGAGGCAAACATTGCCGTAGCGCTTAATCTCCCGAATCAGAACGCTTATTCGCTACCTACAGGCACTGTAACGGTTGATTCGGCTGTCCTTGTTCTAAAATATGCCGATGGGTTTTATGGTGACTCGCTTACATCAAAGTATAAGGTCAATGTGTATCAGTTAGCTGAGCGGCCGCTTATTCAAACATATTTTAACACAAAAAGCTGGAATTACAATAACACAATTATTGGAACCCGTAGCTTTTACGCCCGTACACACGATAGCATTAAGATATATGATATTATAACCGGCGCGCCGGATACGCTGAAACGCGTGGCTCCGCAGTTAAGGATACCTATTGACAGGAATTTTATCAACACCATCCTGTTTAACGCTAGCAGCGCCCAGCTTAGTTCTAACACTGTTTTCCTTAACAATGTTAAGGGTCTCTATCTTACGCTCGATAAATCGGGTACCACCGGCCCCGGCGGAACATTTATGTTTGGCCTCAGGGATTCGCTTAATGTATACTACCGCGCCAACAACGGCACAACAGTTGACACAGCAACTGTGTCGTTGCCGCTATCGTCCGTTCATGCCGTACAGATAAAAAGGACGCCTTCCGCGGCGGTAACTACCGAGCTTGCAAATACAACCGGCGGGTCAAGGGATGTGATCTATTTCCAGGGGCTGGCAGGTTTGAAAGCCAAGATAAGTTTTCCCTATTTGAAGAGCATTATTAGAACTGTTGGGGCCAGGATAGTTATCAATAAAGCCGAACTGGTTATTACGCCGGTACCGGGCAGCAATATACCTTATAATGCGCAGCCTAAACTGACCATGTACAGGTATGACATAGCCCACACCCTGGCCGAATTGCCTGACGCCAGCCCGAATGATGCTCGCTCAGCTGGCGCAGCGGTTTTTGGAGGATATTATAGTCCATCATTAAAAAACTACCATTTTACCGTTACAGCCTACATACAGGACCTGATGGATGGTAAAACTGTTGATTACGGTACTTATATCGCTCCGGTTGATACCACCAATACGCAAACTGTGGATATAGCCCCGGCACCACAAACCGGCGGCCGCACTGTAGCCGTCGGCACAGATAAGAATTCTCCTTACCGGATAAAACTCAACATTACTTACACCAAAATAAATAACTGA
- the panD gene encoding aspartate 1-decarboxylase yields MIIEVLKSKIHRARVTQAELNYVGSITIDEDLIEAANIIPNEKVQIVNNNNGARFETYVIRGERGSGTVCLNGATARLAQVGDIVIIMSYAHMEMEEARNYKPLLVFPDSDNKLIK; encoded by the coding sequence ATGATTATAGAGGTATTGAAATCCAAGATACATCGGGCCAGGGTTACCCAGGCCGAGCTGAACTATGTGGGCAGCATTACGATAGACGAGGATTTGATTGAGGCTGCGAATATCATCCCCAACGAGAAGGTCCAGATCGTAAATAACAACAACGGCGCACGGTTTGAGACCTACGTGATAAGGGGCGAACGCGGCAGCGGTACTGTATGCCTGAACGGGGCCACGGCCCGCCTGGCGCAGGTTGGCGATATCGTTATTATTATGTCGTACGCGCATATGGAGATGGAAGAGGCTCGCAATTACAAACCCTTGCTGGTATTTCCTGATTCTGATAATAAACTAATTAAGTAA
- a CDS encoding energy transducer TonB yields MRIILIAFLIMITGFCSAQVKMNVYFLKNDGRYVSTRDSADYIRAVTEPDSGSTLYNVAEFYLNNKRKALGKSSTIDPPHFEGLKLEFFKSGIKKRVLNYRNMTVVDDEFQFFPSGKPYLVLKHQATSDRESRAFEDYLIEACYDSTGVALATDGSGTFKLYDDTAFKTVIETGSLKNGRRDGVCTGVDDKGKSHFEEKYENGMLISGTFSNEKGEVNTYTIARSIAPAYPGGLNVFYKYLSKKIRYPDYEREHNVQGTILMSFTVEKDGKVTGIKLINTVSPNIDAEALRVMKASPPWVPGIRYGRPVRVRYQIPIGFSLSD; encoded by the coding sequence ATGAGAATAATCCTTATCGCATTCCTGATAATGATCACCGGGTTTTGTTCGGCCCAGGTGAAGATGAATGTGTATTTCCTGAAAAATGACGGGCGCTATGTGTCGACCAGGGACAGTGCCGATTATATTCGTGCGGTAACTGAACCCGATTCGGGATCGACACTTTACAATGTTGCGGAATTTTATCTTAACAACAAAAGGAAAGCGCTTGGCAAATCATCAACAATTGATCCGCCTCATTTCGAGGGCCTGAAGTTGGAATTTTTCAAATCGGGTATAAAAAAGAGGGTTTTGAATTATAGGAACATGACTGTCGTTGACGACGAATTTCAATTTTTTCCGAGCGGCAAACCCTACCTGGTATTGAAGCACCAGGCGACATCAGACAGGGAATCGCGCGCATTTGAGGATTACCTGATTGAAGCCTGCTACGATTCGACCGGAGTGGCGTTGGCAACCGATGGCAGCGGTACTTTTAAACTGTACGACGATACTGCTTTTAAAACAGTAATTGAAACGGGTTCGTTAAAGAATGGGAGACGGGATGGTGTCTGTACCGGGGTGGATGACAAAGGGAAATCCCATTTTGAAGAAAAGTATGAGAATGGCATGCTGATAAGCGGGACTTTCAGCAATGAAAAAGGTGAGGTGAATACTTATACAATAGCAAGATCGATAGCCCCGGCATACCCCGGAGGGTTAAACGTTTTTTACAAATATCTTTCAAAAAAGATACGCTATCCCGATTACGAGCGTGAGCATAATGTCCAGGGGACTATCCTGATGTCGTTTACGGTAGAAAAAGACGGCAAAGTAACCGGGATCAAATTAATAAACACGGTCAGCCCCAACATAGACGCCGAGGCGCTCAGGGTGATGAAAGCGTCCCCGCCGTGGGTGCCTGGAATCCGATATGGCAGACCTGTCCGGGTTCGTTATCAAATTCCAATTGGTTTTTCCCTGTCGGACTAA
- the panC gene encoding pantoate--beta-alanine ligase, which yields MNTYTSRKGLSEYLGGLRGGNKTIGFVPTMGALHQGHLSLIAIAQQLCDVVVCSIFVNPTQFNDPKDLEKYPRPIQSDIEKLEQAGCDILFNPEVNEMYAGNEQWHLDLGELEHLLEGKFRPGHYQGVTQVVYKLFDILKPHLAFFGQKDYQQFLVIQKMVDMLSLPVKLVMCPILREPDGLAMSSRNIHLSAEDRQQALILSKTLKWLKESFNPGGIDALQKEGAAMISAEPGINLEYLEIVDGKSLHPATADSHPVVALVAAKVGATRLIDNIIVSD from the coding sequence TTGAACACATACACAAGCAGGAAAGGCCTTAGCGAATACCTCGGCGGGTTGCGCGGCGGCAATAAAACCATTGGTTTTGTGCCCACAATGGGCGCTTTGCACCAGGGGCACCTTTCGCTGATTGCTATTGCACAACAGCTTTGCGACGTGGTTGTTTGCAGTATTTTTGTAAACCCCACACAGTTTAACGATCCCAAAGACCTGGAGAAATATCCCCGCCCTATACAGTCGGATATAGAAAAACTGGAGCAGGCGGGGTGTGATATTTTGTTCAACCCGGAGGTAAATGAAATGTATGCCGGGAATGAGCAATGGCATTTGGACCTGGGCGAACTGGAGCATTTACTGGAAGGTAAGTTCAGACCGGGGCACTACCAGGGGGTTACGCAGGTGGTGTATAAGCTATTTGATATTTTGAAGCCCCATCTGGCATTTTTTGGCCAGAAGGACTACCAGCAGTTCCTGGTTATACAAAAAATGGTGGATATGCTGAGCCTGCCCGTCAAGCTGGTGATGTGCCCTATATTACGCGAACCGGATGGGCTTGCTATGAGCTCGCGGAACATCCATTTATCAGCCGAAGACCGGCAGCAAGCGCTGATACTTTCCAAAACGTTAAAATGGCTGAAGGAAAGCTTTAACCCTGGAGGCATTGACGCTTTACAAAAAGAAGGCGCTGCTATGATAAGTGCTGAACCCGGTATAAATCTGGAATATCTTGAGATAGTTGATGGTAAAAGCCTGCACCCGGCAACTGCTGATAGCCACCCCGTAGTGGCATTAGTAGCCGCTAAAGTTGGCGCGACGAGGCTGATAGACAATATAATTGTTAGTGATTAG